From the genome of bacterium BMS3Abin11:
TGTTTCAGTCCGTAGTGCCGACCAGTAGCCGGGATAAATTGCCACAGTCCCACGGCTTTAGCACTGGACAGGGCATCCGGCTTATAGGCACTCTCGATAGCTGGCAACAGGGCAATTTCCATCGGCATGTTGCGACTTTCTACCTGAGTTGAAATGTAATACAGGTAGGGGGTTGCCCTTCTGACTAATCGCTCGATATATTCCGGGCGTGATGAATACCAGCGTTCATATTCAGCAATATGCCGACTTTTTATAGGTGGCAGAGCGTATCCTGCCCGAATCCGATCCCACAGATCTGGAAAATCTGCTGTAGTAAATGTGACCTCTTTCGGGAGGTATTCTCTGGGTGCGGCGGTATGTCTGGTGACAGTTTTCGGGACAGATGGGTACTGATCTGGTGCGTCAGAACCACCGAAAAGCTCTGTAAGACCAGGTTCTGTGCGCTTAGATTGTGTTTCTTTTGTCTTTGTGCTTGCACAGCCAGCAAGAAAAAGTACGCTGGAAAGGAGCAGGGTAATTAGTGTGCGGGTTTTGGAATTATTTTTCATCAAAACACTGTCCAGGTTCAGCTATCATAAAGGTATATTTATTTACCTGATAACAGCATAGACTGCACAGATATTTTTATTCGTGCTAAGCAGTTTATCCTATCTCTCATGTATATTCTAGAAAATAATTTAAATATGATATATAAGATATTGTTTATACATGATTAATTAATTAATAAATCTACATAAATATTGCTTTAATTATGTAATCAATCATGTTTTATTTATTGTTACAGTTCTTTGAGTATAGCCACATTAAACGAAAAGACCAAAATGAGTAGTTTTCCTGACTGGAGCAGAACGGGCCTTGGACGATCACTGTTTGCAGCCGAGCAGAATGCGCTGAGTAAATTTTTACCTGCTCTCAAAGGTGATATTGCTGTTCAGTATGGCTATGCCGGCACATCATCACTCCTTGAGACGAGCAATATTGAACAAAAAGTTCTTTTGCTGGCCAGTGAAAACCCCAAAGCTGATATTTTTCCATCGGAGTCCTTTGATGACTTGCAGGCTCTTTATATAGATGCGGGTCCAACCCTTCCTTTCCTGTCGTCATCCGTCGATCTATGCCTGTTGCCACATATGCTGGATTTTTCTAATTACCCGCATCAATTGCTACGCGAAAGCAAAGACATCCTTGTCAGTGGCGGCCACCTGATTATTCTTGGTTTTAATCCTTATAGCTTATGGGGGATAAGAAAGTTTTTCTCGAGAGCAAATGCTCCATGGAATAGCCATAATTATTCCGTCTACAAAGTCAGGGACTGGCTCAGTTTGCTGGATTTCCATGTCAGTGGCGGTATGATGCTGTACTATTCTCCACCCATCCAGAATCAGCAGTTGCGAGAGCAATTTTTGTTCATGGAGAATGCTGGTGACCGCTGGTGGCCTATGCTGGGCGGTGTTTATCTACTGGTTGCGCGTAAACGGGATGTAGGGATGACAGTCATAGATCTTGGTGCAAAGGCCAGAAAGAGAGATTTTCTGAATGTTGCTGAGCCGGTAGCGAAAAGAGGTGTGAAGTACAGGGAGAGTGAACAATAATGTCTGAAGTTATTATTTATACCGATGGCGCATGCCGTGGTAACCCCGGGCCTGGTGGCTGGGGGGCTATTCTTGCCTATGGTAATAAAAAAAAACAGCTATCTGGCTCTGAAAAAGAAACAACGAACAACAGGATGGAGTTAATGGCTGCGATCAGAGCGTTGGAGAGCCTGACCCGGTCCTGTAACATAAATCTTTATACCGATTCACAATATGTGCGCAAAGGCATCCTGGAATGGATGGCAAACTGGAAAAAGCGTGGATGGAAAACAACGGCCAGGAAACCGGTAAAAAACCAGGATTTATGGATAAGACTGGATGCGGCTATAGAGCATCATGATATCGAATGGCACTGGGTAAAGGGGCATTCCGGCATAGAGGGGAATGAGATCGCTGATAGTCTGGCCAACGAGGCAATAGACAAAATGTTAAACGGTGCTGAATTATGAGACAGGTTATTCTTGATACCGAAACGACCGGACTGGACCCTCACAAGGGGCATCGCATTATAGAAATTGGTTGCGTTGAGCTGATTGACCGTAAACGTACCGGAAATGAGCTGCATCAATACTTACAGCCGGATCGAAAGGTTGACGCCGGTGCTATAGAAGTTCACGGCATCACCAATGAATTCCTGGAAGATAAACCAAAGTTTGCAGATATCGTTGATGACTTTCTTGCCTATATCAAGGGTTCACAACTCATCATTCATAATGCGCCGTTTGATGTTGGATTTATTAATGCCGAGTTGAAGCTGACAGGCAGGGATCTTGGTGATACCAGTAAATATTGTGAAGTGATTGATAGCCTGGTGATGGCAAGGCATATGCGCCCTGGACAGAAAAATTCACTGGATGCTCTGTGTCGGCATTTTAATATTGATAATTCCCAGCGGGAGCTACATGGGGCACTTCTGGATGCAGAACTGCTGGCAGAAGTATATCTTGCCTTAACCGGCGGGCAGTCAGCTCTATTTCTGGAAAATGAACCTGGAAAACAGGCTCATACAGAAAAAATCATGCGCCAGCTGGATGCGAATCGGCCTGTTTTACCAATCATCCATGCCAGTGATGAAGAGCAGCTTCAGCACGAAGCCTGGCTGGATGAACTGGACAGTAAAACGGCTGGTAAGTGTTTGTGGCGTATGGAGTGCTGACTGTTGTACTGCCATTCAGAGACAGCTGTCCTGAGTTTTTTGGTTCAATCTGTACGTCTCAGCAAGCCTGAACGGGGTTTTAAGATCAGCACCAAAAGCAATATCGGTGGCAACATTGTAGGTCCGAATTTATTCGGACACAACTGTGCGAATGAATTCGCACCTACAAAAGAATATACTTCATGACTGCGGAACCACCCAGTTTAAGGAAATTAAAACCTATTCATGCAGCCCAACCCGCGATAGCCGATAACCAGCCTGACTGAGTTTATTGAGCAATCCCTGTTTACCGGGCAAGTGCAAGGCCCCAACGGCAATAAAAGTATTTCCCGCATGCAGCCGTTGTTGAAGACGATCAAACATTTTCTGGTTGCGATCATAAATCAGCCTGCTCTTGATTAGTTCAGCAAGCTTTTTGTCCTTTGGCTCCTGATCTTTACTGACTTGCACGAGTTTTTCCAGATCACCGCTTAAATAGGCATCAAGCAGCTCTCTATAGGCCTGGTTTTTTTCTGTTAATGTGCTCATGGTAGAGCGTAACAGGTTCACCTGGTCTGTTAATATTAAATCATCAAAGACCGATAGTTGTTCATCGATAGTCTCCAGGCCCTCTATTCTAATATCTGAATTCCTCGCGATGTTTGCGAGCTTTTTGTCGAGGAAGGTCCCTGAGTTATTTTCCGGTCTGATCAACAACAGCATTACGGCCCAGGGCTTGAGAACTGAAAGAATATCGCCAGGCAGCTGATTACCTGATTCGGTAAGTGCTAGCACCACTTCATTGAATTCTGCTTCACCAATTACCTGTTTCAGGTTCCTGCCGTCTGTGAACAGCATTTTTCGTAGTATATTAACCGAACCACTGGCATTTAATTCAAGTTCCAGCATCAGTGTATCTGCTGCAGTCAGGCGGCGCACCACGCTGTCGGGGATTGCCATCACTTTTTTATCATCTATGTGTATTGTGCCGAAAATGTAACTGCTACGGATGCCGCTATTTGTATCCGGCTGTTTTATTCGCCACAGCATAGGACCGCCAACCTGCTGGTCGGTATGTGTTTTACCGAAATGGTCAGGCTGTGATACAGGAAAGGCTCTGTTCCGTTCTCCTTTGCTGCGGTCTATATAACGTATATCAGGTTGTGAGTATTGGGCAGTTTTATCGGCAATAGCTGGGGCAGGCCACGCTAGCTGAAGAGCCATTATTGCTAACAATAGCGCCTTTGCAAGTTGCCGGGAGAAAAAATAATTTTTCATTGGGAAAAGTGATTAAATCCAGAATGCTTCGGTGTATTGTTTATAATACCCTAAATTGATTTAAGGAACCTCTGATCACATGCCATGTCTCTGCGAGACCTGAAGCGTGCAGCTACAAAGCGTGCTTCGCAGTGAATGGCCCGGTCCTTTGCAGAAGCACAATGCCGTAGATGTGCGCTTCAGGTCTCGCCCTCCGGGGCTTACAGGCTGATTCACACTCAGCGTTGCAGCTTTTCACCAGGCCCAGGCATGCTTTTAAAGCAGCGCCTTGATTGTGAATCAGCCTGTAAGCCAGAGATATGGCATAATTGATCAGAGGTTCCTTAAGGAGTACACCACAAATGCCAGATCTTTCTGTTGTAATACCTGTGCAGAATGAGGAGGAAAATATTCGCTTGCTAATTGAGGAAGTCAGGCAGTCTCTGGATGGTGTGCTTGATTATGAGCTGATCTATGTCAATGATGGCAGTAGCGATGCAACACTGCAGATTCTTGAAGAATACCGTGCAGGATTCCCGTTATTGTATGTTATTAGCCATAAAATGGGGGCAGGTCAAAGTACCGCGCTTCGGACCGGCATAAATCAGGCTAAATCTTCGGTTATTGCTACACTGGATGGCGACGGGCAAAATGATCCTGCTGATATCCCGGCGCTGTATCAGGCACTCGAAAAACATGCAGATTCTGGCGTGGTGCTGGTAAATGGATACCGCAAAAAGCGCAAGGATACATATATCAAGCGCGTATCCTCACGGCTAGCTAATGGAATACGTGGATGGTTGCTGAATGACGATACACCTGATACGGGTTGCGGCCTAAAAGTTTTTAGTCGAGAGGCCTATCTGGCTATCCCATTTTTTGATCATCTACACCGTTTTTTACCAGCGATGATGATTAACGGGGGTGGCAAAGTGATGTCTGTCGAGGTGAATCATCGGGAGCGACAGCTTGGCTCATCCCACTATGGTTTTTTTGATCGCCTGTGGGTGGGTATTTTCGATATTATGGGTGTAATCTGGCTTAAATCACGCACGACACATCCTGTCGTCATGAAGGACTCAGATGACGACACACATTAGACACTAGAGTAGGTAGATGAATAATACTATTTCGATCATTGAAATTTTTGGGATGATCCTGGTCATCACGCCCTGGAAAATTATAGGTTATGTTGGCGTGATTCTTTTTGCCAGCCGTTGGTTTGTGCAGTTGTGGGTCTCTCGACGCTCACGCAGGGTCGTGATGCCGCGTCTGTTCTGGTATATGAGCATCGCCGGTAGTTTGATGCTGCTCAGTTACTTCATTTTCGGCAAAAATGATTCGGTCGGGATACTGTCAAATTCATTTCCATTTCTGATTGCCAGCTACAACCTCTATCTGGATGTAACGCATAAAAACCGGGAAAATAACTCCGACCAGGTAGCCAGCTCCTAATCAGTTTTGGGTTACACCGAGGATAATGCCTTTCTGTTTAAGTCCTTCAAGTATTTCTAGACCGCTTTGTAGTATTGACGCTGCATCGGCAACTCCCAGTTCTTTAGCGATTCCATTCAATACCTCTGCGCCGCTAACCGCATCATCTTGCTCGAGTTGCTGTAACAATTTCGCTGTGACGGGATTGATTTCTGTAAACTGAACATCATCATCGGTATCTCGATAAACAATGATACAGACAGCTTGCTCAGCAGGTTGCTCAGGCCGGAAATCGGGTCTGATTTGATGTACGGGCCAGGAATAGGTCAGTAGCCATGCCAGTGGTGATATCACGGGATGGCCATCCAGTAGTGATGATTCTGTATCAATCTGCTGCAGATCAGGGTTCTCCTGTGAAATTGATAAGGCCAGCTCTATCCACTCGTAGTGTGCCAGTTCAAACATAAAAGGTGGGTCAATGTCCCGCAACGTGTGTTCTGTCTGAAGATAGTCAATAAATTCGCGCGATATTTCCAGAAAATAGGGTGACTGACAATGGTGTAGAGCATAAAAGCTGCGTGCCAGTTCAAGCCAGGCATCTTCTTCGTAGAGACTCTTCAGAACAGGAAAAGTGCTGTTAAGAAAGCCCTTAACATTGTTGAAGAAAAGGTCTCTGTAGATACCCATGCGCCTGTCTTCGATACCATCTGGTGCCGGGCTGTTATCTGGGTCGCGAATGTGGGCAGCGAACTGAAAAAGCTGTTTTCTCAATAATTCAGGCTGTAGCATGGTATGCCTCGCTGTCAGCAGTTTTTTTGTATTGTTGCTGGTGTTTTTTTATCTGTTTGATTTCTCTCATTAATTCCTTATATGGAGGAATATTGAAATCTCTTTCCAGCAGAGTAGGGAGTACACCAAAATGTTGATAGGCCGCATCAAGCAATGTCCAGACCGGGTCGATAACATCTGCGCCATGGGTATCAATAATCAGGTCATCTGCCTCATTATAGTGCCCGGCAATATGGACATAAGCGATACGTTCACCTGGTAGCGAGCGGAGAAATTCAGCAGCATCATAGCAATGGTTGACTGAGTTGACGTAGATATTGTTAACATCAAGCAGTAATTTGCAGTCAGCTTCATCGAGTATGGCCTTGATGAAATCGATTTCATTCATCTCTTTGCCGGGTGCGGCATAGTAAGAAACATTTTCGATAACCAGCTGTTGCTCAATGATGTCCTGTACCTGTTTGATACGATCAGCAACGTAATGCACGGCTTCCTCAGTAAACGGAATTGGCATCAGGTCATAGAGATGACCATCATCTGAACAGTAGCTCAAATGTTCGCTATAACAACGAGCCTGGTGTTCCTTCATGAACTGTTTTACTTGCCTGATAAAGGTAAGATCAAGCGGTTCCGGGCCTCCGATTGACAGAGACAGCCCGTGCAGGTTGAAAGGGTAACGTTCAGTAAAATACCGGAATTGTTTAGCAAAACGACCACCCAGGCCAATCCAGTTTTCCGGCGCAACTTCCATGAAGTCGACAGGAATTGAATCCTGTTCAAGGAATTCATCCAGCAAACTACGGCGCAGGCCTATGCCGGCACCCTGCACAGGGTGTTGATTGTTGATTGTATCCATTTAGTTGCTTGCCTCAGGCATGAAATGTTTTCTGATCCAGTAATCCACACTGAAATATCTTCCGCCACCGATGAAAAACAGCACCAGAAGCATTATAAAATAAGTGGCTGCAAATTCTATCCCATTATTAAGAATAACCAGACCACCATCTTGAGTCAGCCAGCTATAATTTCCTTGTTCTTTCAGGATGCCTTTGGCCACATTCAGGCGCTCAATGGCACCGATGGTACGCTCGGTGGAAAATATGCCAGAACCTTCTGCAATTGCCAGCCAGCCATGTTGCCAGTGAACTGTTGCAGCGACTGCCATGGTGACCATCAGGGGTATCGATATCCAGCGCACAGCCAGGCCTATAGTCAGGAGAATTGCGCCCAGCAGTTCTGAACCTGTTGCCAGAGCGGCCAACAGTTCTGGCATTGGCATCCCCATACTACCGAACCAGGCGACAGTACCATCGAAGCCCTGGAATTTATTGAAACCGGCCATCCAGAAAATGGGTACCAGGTAGAGTCTTAGTGCGAGGGGGCCAAGAAAATCGATTGCGTGCGTATAATCCAGCAGGCGTTGTAGAGGGAGGAATATCTTTACAAAAAAAATCATTATGTGTCTCCGGAATGTTTTTTATCTGACCTGGGAGATGATTGATAGTTCACTTTTGTGGCCAAAATAAAAAAAGGCAGACGATTTCTCGCCTGCCCTTAATTTATAAACCTTGAATTAGAAATTCTGATTTATAAATGATGTCTACGAACAGACTTACAAGCCTGAGCCACCACATTTACCCTCGCCACATTTACCTTCTTTCTTGGTTTTGGCAGCATTCATATTATTCATATCTTTCATGCCTTTGTCTTCTTCCATGGCCTTGTCGCCACATTTACCTTCTTTTGTGTCTTTGGCATTATTCATATTGCCCATATCTTTCATGCCGTGACCATCTTTCATGGCTTTGCCGCCGCACTTACCTTCGCCTGCTTTGTCTGCAATCATATAACCGCTTTCCATGGATGTCATGGCAAAAGGACTGGCGGCAGAAGCCGTATTGATTCCAGCAACTGAACCGATCAGTAAAGAACCAACGGCAGCAGCAACAGTTTTCTGTTTGATTGGGTTAATCATATTTTCATATTCCTCAATTTTTGTAACGTATTTTAATATCAGCCATCTTCTGTGATGACAGGTAAAAGGCACTCATTCAGGGACTACATAGTCGACCCTGCGGCTCCTTGTTCCTATATGAGGGTACCACCACAAAAAAGTTCCCGATTGCGAATCATTTTTATTAAGGTACCGAGAGATTCGCAGCTCTGACGGTTAGCCTGATACACATAATGCGTTGTTTACAATGCGGGTAAATCAATATTATTCAATATATCAACAGGTCTCTTTCGCTGCGCATCAGACCAGCTGAGTATTGCATAAAAGCTTCGTATACGATTGACGTAGGCAACGGGTTCATAACCCCGAGCGTAGCCGTAACGTGTTTTTTTATGCCATTCAGGCCTGGCCAGTAGTGGTAAATATTTCCTGACATCCAGCCAACTGTCCGGGTCGTCTCCGGCTTTTTGTGTCAGAATACGTGCATCCTCCAGATGACCGATACCAATATTATAGGCGGCCAGGGCGAACCATAATCGGTCAGGATGTGGAATTCGTGTTGGCAGGCTGTCAATCAACAACTTAAGGTATCGTGACCCACCTTCTATACTTTCTTCTGGGTTGCGACGATCACTAATCTTTAGCCTTTTAGCCGTCGCATTGGTGAGCATCATAATTCCCCGAACACCTGTCGGTGATACGGCATCAGCATTCCAGTGCGACTCCTGATAGGCCTGAGCTGCCAGTAGACGCCAGTCTATGCCTGCTTCCTCTCCAGCCCTGCGGAACATATCCTCATACTCGGGTAAGAGGTTACCTATGCGTTCCAGGAATTTCTTGGTATTAACATAATTGAATTTTGAGCTAGGGCCATAATAGCGGTCGAGCAATCGATCCAGTTTACCGCTGGATTTCATTTCTTTCAGAAAGTCATTTGCCGCATCGATCAATGAGTGATCACTGGAAAATGTAAACATCCAGGCGAGCTTGTCATCAGGCGGAAGGGAAAAGGCAATATTCAGGTCAGGATAATACTGGCGTACCACGGCAACAATGTTAGAATCTGCAACTGTTAGATCCAGTTTTTTCTCCCAGACACGTATAAGCAGATTTTCCGGAGTTTCATCTGCTGTTTCCTGCCAACTGAGTTCAGGATATTTCTCTTTTAATTTTTCCAGTCGTTCTACATGACTACTGCCGCTTGTAATCATGATATTTCGCCCAACCAGGTTAGCTGCACTATGCGGTCTTTTTTTTCCACCGCCACGAAATATAACCTGTTGTTTGATAGTCTGATAAGGTGCGCTGAATGAAAACTGTTTCTTTCTATCCTCAGTGATTGTCAGGCCCGCTGCAGCCATATCTACATGAGCTGCCTTGAGTTCAGGCATTATCT
Proteins encoded in this window:
- the rnhA gene encoding ribonuclease HI; translation: MSEVIIYTDGACRGNPGPGGWGAILAYGNKKKQLSGSEKETTNNRMELMAAIRALESLTRSCNINLYTDSQYVRKGILEWMANWKKRGWKTTARKPVKNQDLWIRLDAAIEHHDIEWHWVKGHSGIEGNEIADSLANEAIDKMLNGAEL
- the dnaQ gene encoding DNA polymerase III subunit epsilon — its product is MRQVILDTETTGLDPHKGHRIIEIGCVELIDRKRTGNELHQYLQPDRKVDAGAIEVHGITNEFLEDKPKFADIVDDFLAYIKGSQLIIHNAPFDVGFINAELKLTGRDLGDTSKYCEVIDSLVMARHMRPGQKNSLDALCRHFNIDNSQRELHGALLDAELLAEVYLALTGGQSALFLENEPGKQAHTEKIMRQLDANRPVLPIIHASDEEQLQHEAWLDELDSKTAGKCLWRMEC
- a CDS encoding traB family protein; the encoded protein is MKNYFFSRQLAKALLLAIMALQLAWPAPAIADKTAQYSQPDIRYIDRSKGERNRAFPVSQPDHFGKTHTDQQVGGPMLWRIKQPDTNSGIRSSYIFGTIHIDDKKVMAIPDSVVRRLTAADTLMLELELNASGSVNILRKMLFTDGRNLKQVIGEAEFNEVVLALTESGNQLPGDILSVLKPWAVMLLLIRPENNSGTFLDKKLANIARNSDIRIEGLETIDEQLSVFDDLILTDQVNLLRSTMSTLTEKNQAYRELLDAYLSGDLEKLVQVSKDQEPKDKKLAELIKSRLIYDRNQKMFDRLQQRLHAGNTFIAVGALHLPGKQGLLNKLSQAGYRLSRVGLHE
- the arnC_6 gene encoding undecaprenyl-phosphate 4-deoxy-4-formamido-L-arabinose transferase, giving the protein MPDLSVVIPVQNEEENIRLLIEEVRQSLDGVLDYELIYVNDGSSDATLQILEEYRAGFPLLYVISHKMGAGQSTALRTGINQAKSSVIATLDGDGQNDPADIPALYQALEKHADSGVVLVNGYRKKRKDTYIKRVSSRLANGIRGWLLNDDTPDTGCGLKVFSREAYLAIPFFDHLHRFLPAMMINGGGKVMSVEVNHRERQLGSSHYGFFDRLWVGIFDIMGVIWLKSRTTHPVVMKDSDDDTH
- a CDS encoding lipid-A-disaccharide synthase; its protein translation is MNNTISIIEIFGMILVITPWKIIGYVGVILFASRWFVQLWVSRRSRRVVMPRLFWYMSIAGSLMLLSYFIFGKNDSVGILSNSFPFLIASYNLYLDVTHKNRENNSDQVASS
- the catD_2 gene encoding putative oxidoreductase CatD, with protein sequence MIFFVKIFLPLQRLLDYTHAIDFLGPLALRLYLVPIFWMAGFNKFQGFDGTVAWFGSMGMPMPELLAALATGSELLGAILLTIGLAVRWISIPLMVTMAVAATVHWQHGWLAIAEGSGIFSTERTIGAIERLNVAKGILKEQGNYSWLTQDGGLVILNNGIEFAATYFIMLLVLFFIGGGRYFSVDYWIRKHFMPEASN
- the mltF_2 gene encoding membrane-bound lytic murein transglycosylase F precursor; the protein is MSEPNQQKKRLQRIRIIGILVAVLLSIPVLILEFTWDENHLQRILSAGKLRVITFNGPTTYYEDNQGKGGFEYELARAFANNLGVELEIRLADQFDKIMPELKAAHVDMAAAGLTITEDRKKQFSFSAPYQTIKQQVIFRGGGKKRPHSAANLVGRNIMITSGSSHVERLEKLKEKYPELSWQETADETPENLLIRVWEKKLDLTVADSNIVAVVRQYYPDLNIAFSLPPDDKLAWMFTFSSDHSLIDAANDFLKEMKSSGKLDRLLDRYYGPSSKFNYVNTKKFLERIGNLLPEYEDMFRRAGEEAGIDWRLLAAQAYQESHWNADAVSPTGVRGIMMLTNATAKRLKISDRRNPEESIEGGSRYLKLLIDSLPTRIPHPDRLWFALAAYNIGIGHLEDARILTQKAGDDPDSWLDVRKYLPLLARPEWHKKTRYGYARGYEPVAYVNRIRSFYAILSWSDAQRKRPVDILNNIDLPAL